The Nakamurella antarctica genomic interval CTTCTTAGCCAAAGTTCAGGGTCTGACTTCTGATAAGGCCAAGGCGTCGGAGATGGAACATGCGCTTCGCTTCCATATACGCAAGAACTTTGACGAAGATCCGGCTCGCTACACCAAGTTGTCCGAACGGCTCGTCGAGATCCTGAGGTCTCTGACGGACAAGTGGGATCAGCTCGCGTTGGCATTAACCGAATTGCTCTCTGACGCTCAGGGGGACGACATGGGCAGCGCTGTACACAACGATCCGTTGGTGATGCGTTTTTATGGTCTGCTGGAGGCTGAGTTGGCAACCGGTGCAACGCTGCCCGAGGAGGTTCGTCTAGATATCGTGCACTTAGCGCAAGAGATTGTGATCGAAGTCGAGGCGCAGGCCAACATAGTGCGGTTTTGGCAGAACCCGCAGAAGCAAGATTTTCTGCGTAGGCAACTGATCCACGCCCTTGACGACCGCGACCTGTTCCCGTTCGACGAGCAGGCTCCGTTAGCCGATAAGTTGATGGAACTTGCCAAAGCAAACCAGTTATTAATCGCTTCGAGGGGGAAGTGACGAGCGTGGTCGAGAGGACGCTTCGACTCGATGGGATGACGATCCCCGTCGAAACCGATGGCACCAGCCGAAAGGCAAAGCTGACCATCGACCGCGACGGGAGCCTGCAACTCAAGGCTGCACCCGACGTCGAACAGGCTGAGCTCGAACACTTTTTGACGTCCAAGCGGGAATGGATTTACCGCAAGCTGGCCGAAAAGGAATCCCTTCGCTACGAGCCGGTCACGAAGGAGTTTGTTGATGGTGAAGGCTTTCTGTACCTTGGGCGCAGCCACCAGCTTCGAATCGTCGACACCGGCGACCATCGGGTGCGGCTGCAACGTGGGAAGCTAAACCTCCCCAAGGCCATTTCCGAAACGGGATACGAGCATGTCATCGCCTGGTACCGGATGGCAGGGCTGACCTGGATAAGGCCCCGAGCCGCAGACTGGGCCAAGCGATTATGCGTCGATCCTCACATGATCGAAGTGGCAGACCTAGGCAACAAGTGGGGTTCTACTCTGCCCGACGGTCGGGTACGCATTCATTGGGCGACCATGCAGCTGCGCCCTAGGCTGGTCGAGTACGTGCTCGCGCACGAGCTGGCTCATCTCCGCGAAGCACACCACGGCCCCGCATTTTGGCAGCTTCTCAACAGAGCAATGCCCGACTGCGAACAACGCAAAGCAGAGCTCGCAAACACCGGAGCCGCCCTGTGGCACGGTGTTACGGGTAATTACGTGTAGCCTAAGCGCGCTCGTTTCTCTGCACTGCGCAAACGGCGTGTGTCTTTCGGGTTCGACTTCGGAGTTACCCTGGTCGGGCAGCTGATACCGCTTTGAAGCTTGGCTTAGAAATGAGCCAGAATGTCAGATTAGAGAATCGCAATTTGCGCGTATGAAGTGGGCCGAGGTACTGCCTACGGCAGGGCTACTTCGGTGCATCCGTTTGTGGCTCCGGCCGAATAATCAGATCGAGATCTGCACCCCAGCGTGGAAGGTAGTCTAATCACTTTCAGAGGGAATCTTCCAGCGGTCGATCGCGTGATTGTACAGCTTTGCGCGCAACTTTCTCTCGTCGAATTTTTCAAGGTGCCTGAAGTCCACGTAACAGTGCCCGGGTGATTGCCCTTCGCGACACTGGCTGTCGTCGACCGAGCGGGTATCCAGGGCTTTTACTTCAGCCACAGAAACGGCGAACACGACCTCTGACTTTGAATTGGCATTTTCGTTGTGCCATGCGCGACTCTCAGACGGGCTAGCCAAGGAAGATCTTGCGTACGAGGGCTTTCCCTTATCTGCACTTGAAGGTCCAAACGCATGCGAAAGTGGTCGGCGAACATTTGGATCCCAGTTGTGGGTGGGAATTTGCCTGTACAACAATTCAGCGTCATCTTCGAGGTCGAATTCGCATCCGTCCAGATTTTGAAACGAGGCGGTCATCGGAGGGCTTCCCGTAGTTGCGATTTAATCTCGGTGAGATCTTGTGTGTAGAGGTCCGTGGCATCTCCAGTCTCCAGACCCATGTTGAACAGATACAGAGCAGCTTCGGAATTAATTTCTAGCGTCAGTAGCCGTTTCGAGGTGGGCCATTCGACCACGACCCCACCATCTTCGCATGGATAGATACCGGGCTGCGGTAACAAATCTGAGACTGACCTCATGGCCTCGCGAGCAGCATCGATAGCGACAAATGATATAACAGAGCTCTTCTCGAAGTCGGGATGCCAGTTCGGCGATAGGTAGGCAAGTTCGCGGATGCGACCAGACCATGGCTCTGCCTCGATTTGGAGTAATTCTAACGAATCGACTTGCAGTATGCGATACAGCTGGCCATCTCTCCAACTCATCCGCCCGGTCACACGAACCACCGGAGCCTGGGCGCGAGATTCAAGCACAGCTTTTAGGTCTGCAGTCAATTCGGCCTCGGAATAGTTTCCGTGGACATTTCCGTAGTGCAGGGTTTCAATATCGAAACTTTTCTTGTCGGCATTCATTGCGAAAAGCCGACCAGCAACGGTAGAGATAAATTTTTCGTTCTCTACGGGCACAACTGGTGGATTTAAAAGCGCCCCTGGTGGACCTACAGCCTCCATTACGATCTGCGCAAACGGCCGAAATGTGGTCGAGGCGGTGTCGGTGGTGATTTCGAGGTACTCATGCTCCTCTCCGCGAGCCTGCAGTTGCAGTGTCTCGTCGGGTCGAAGGCTGGTTCCAAAGTCCAGGAACGCAGCCAATGAAGAAAGCGCGTTCCAGGAAGATAGATCGTTGGATAATTCGAGTTCGTGCGCGATTTCTTCGAAGGCACTATCGACCCGTTCCGGTGAGTCGAAGTCAACCCGTGCAAGCTTTGAGAGGTCGGCCTCAAGATTGTCGCGCCCACGGTCGTAATATCGATCGTACTGAGACGCTGGCCTATCAAGAAGCGGGATCGCACTGCCGTCCGCAACGCCAGAAATCGCCAGGTCGAAATCCGTCTCGAATTCGGGTGGAAGGGGCTCTTCGTAGCCCTCTGCAAGCCAGGCTCGCTTTGCCGACTCCAGAAGCATCGTTCGGTAACGCTGTATTTCTATCAGGGCGTCTATTGGAAGTCGTGCCTTGTTAAATCGGGCGCCACTGAGCTTTAAACGAGCAAAGTGCGCCCCACCATCTCCGTCGGCCATCAGATGAACCTACAGCATTAGCCCTGGGCCGGAGGCGCGCACCGCACCCACCGCGGGGTATTCTGAATCAGCAGGCCGCCGCCGCAGGTCAGGTGTTGACCTGGGACATCACCAAACTGGCCGAGCCGGTCAAAAGCCAGTATTTCGACGCCTGCGTGATGGTCGACATTTACTCCCGCAGGATCGTCGGAGCCCAAGTGCGACCAGCGAATTCACGGCACCGTGATGATCAGCAAGCTGGTCGGGGCATTCCACGCTGACTTACAGACCCCCTAATCCCATTCCCGGCGAGGGGTCTCCAACGACAACACCTACAGCGAGGCGTGGTTCAAGACCTTGAAGTACACACCTTTCTTTCCCGACGTGGTCAACTCCCTGAGTGCCGCTCGCACCTTCACGGCGGCTTCGTCGATGACTAAAACCACCTCCACACCTGCATCGGACTTCACACACCCACCGCCGTCCACTACAGCCACGCCGAAACCACCAAAAACTGGCTCATCGGCACGCTCACAACGGCCCTAGCGCAGCACCCCACCCGATTCACCAAGCCGACCGTGATCCCCAAGGTCCTCGCCATTCCCGAAGCTGCTTGGATCTCGCAACCGCAAAACCAAGACAACAAAACGTTCGCCGCCTGGCAAACTACTTTTGACTTCCCATTTCGGCAAATTCCGACCTCTCAGCAGCGAGCAAGCTTCTGAACTGCGGAATCACCTTTCAAGTTTCCAGGAAATGTCGACCTGCGCCACCAACACTCCCCACTCCCCCTTAACGCCCTGACCAGCGGAACCATCTGACCTGCTGCGTCTCAAGCTCTTAACCTGCGGAGTCGCGATACTTCTCGACTGCGGCTCGACAACCTCTCCTAGCGGTTTCCTCTGAGCCAAAAGGATCAGTAGGGCACTGCCTTCCTCGTTTCTCCTGTTCCAAATGGAACACCTGACGTGCCGTTTCCCTCTCCCATTTGGGACAGTAGGGAGCTACCTTCGCTGGCTCTACTGTGGCAAACGCCACGGTACATTTCAGTGAAAGCCCGCCGCCCTCAACGCTTGAGCTGCGGTCTCACCTGTGTCAGCTGACACAGCTGCCCTGTAGGACCGCATCAGAGCAAAGCTGGACCTGCGGTTTCTCTTGCTGCGTTTGTAAAAGTAGAAACCACCAGGAAAAGCTGAACAGCTCTAGATGAGCTTTCTTTACAGGTAGATCCAAGGGGTCTCTTGTGAGGTTGGAAACAGGCACACAGCCAATTTGTCGCCGATCGTTTCGGTCCGCACGGACCGCCCAGTCTTGGACGCAGTGAATGCCTGGGCGGCCCGCACTTACCAAAGTTGCGGGTTGTATCTTCGGGCAGCGATCACCGAAGAACTACCGAAGCTGCCGGAGCGGTTCTGGGCGCATGACGCAACCGACCACCGCGACGAAGACACCGAGAAGTTCAACCAAATCATGGTTGGCCTCCTCAAAAAACTCGACACCAACAAAGACCAGTAGCGACTTCCGCCAGAGATCCCACGAGGCTCGTCCGCACCAAGTGAACGATCGGGAATCACCGCGACGTGTTCATGGTCGGCCCGCTAGCCAAGTCCCATCCGTCCGCCCAGCGGCCAACTCAGACCGTCACCGCCGACATCCTGGCACATCGACTTCGACGCCGCCCCCGCCGCTAGCGCCGCAGCACCTAGCGCTGGCCACATCAACCACTCGACGCAAGCGCGTGCGCCGCTGCGTCTCGTCCCGCAACGCACCCCCGAAAAACCACCGCCTCACATCTACACACCTCTGGCATCTCGCATTTGGCGGGTGGAGGCAGCCTCGTTGACGAGACAGTCCCGCGACAACAAGTCAGCCCCAGCAAGCCGACCGGCTGTGGTGGTCGGTGTATTTCCATTCTGCGGTTCGGGGCCTATACCCAAGGGCGCGCCTGGACATCTCCCCCGGTTGCGGCACGACAAGGATGATCGAAATTTTCGTTGGAACAGCAGCCGCCAATCGGCCGGTCTTCATTCGAGCTTGGACCAAAAGATGGGACCCCGGTACGCGAAGCCGACGAGATGCCAGAGGTCTGTAGATACATGAGCTGTGTTCGAGTCGGCGAGCGAGGCGTTGGGAGCGACGCTCTGGGGCGCTAATTGGACCTGGGGAGCGTTCTGGGTCGGCTTCACGCGAGGAAGCGCATGGCTTGGGCGGAAGGGAATTTGGTGTGCTAGCGGTGTGAGTGCGTTGAGCCGGGCCGTGCGGTTTGAGCAGTCGACCTTGTAGGAGCAAATGAAGCCGTTGTGGATCACGTTGCAATTGCGATCCCCAAGTGCTCGCCAGCCGTTCTTTCGCGACACCTCCTGCTCCGGGCACACAGACTCAAAGGTGAGGTATTCGCAGAATGCCTGAAGTTTCCTGCACTCGGGTGCCAATTCAGGCGAATCGGCATCATTGGATGCAGTTTTCTGCAACCCGGCGCGAGCTGGTGTTTAAGGATGACTACCCTCTCCCGTTTTCATGGTTGCTGTTTGCTGCAACGCCGCGCCAGCTGTACGGATCGGAACGCCGTCATCGTCCAACTGAGCCAGAGACACAGGCTCGACGGCGTAATCAGTCGGTTGCTGACCCCACCCAGCCACGCACCGAACACCGTCAACCATCCGGTCTGTTTCAGCTCAGTCAGAGCCGACGTCACCGTTCGTTTAGACCGCCCTGGTTCGACCGCTAACGAATCGCCGGTAAGCCCGTCTTGCATGGGATCTGAACTACCCCACAGGTGCCCTGCCAGGATCACCTACATCTTGAATGCCGTCATCGACAGATACGTCGCCGCCGCCAATTCTTTCGGTACCTGGGGGCGCGGATGCGTACGCATTCCGCGCCCCCAGGTACACACGGACTCCGGTGCAGACGCTCACTAGTGTCCGGTTATCTGCTCAGCGTTCATGATTACACCGCCCCTCGTGAGCAACATGGCCCCAGCCACGCTCGCCCGCATCGCCGTGATCTCCGTGACAGCCGCCGAGGCGGCAGCATCCAATTCTGCAAGACTCACCTTGGCCGTAGTGGGAAAGGCCATGCCTGAAGCCGCGATCGCACCCATCAAGCGCCGAATGGATCGCACTTCTTGCGCCGCTGGGCCGATACCGCTAATCCCGTCGACCAGTGCCGTCCGCACTCGCACTATTTTCGCCAGAACCTCAGCCAGTTGTTCGGTCTCTACCTCGGCGTCTTCCGGATTCACTGCGGAACACAGAAGGCCGTCTACAAATTCATCAGCCTCTACGTCACGCTCCGACTCCACATCGGGTGAGTCAGCGGTACTGGAGAACCCTTGCCCGTTGGAAAAGATTGTGTCGTGGCCCAGCGCAGGCGGCACATACGGAGGGTTCCGCGGTAACGGCGGCATTGGAGGCCCAGGGGGAACACGCTTCCGCTCTCCAGTCAAATACTTCTGCCACTCGCTGCACCCATCCCCGCCCATGCAATCCTCATTGCGCTCCCCGCAAACCTCACACATCGGCACCTTCGGCGTCGGCCTCGTGTAGTCCTTCCCATCCACGCCAGCGACTTTGTCACGTCGTTCAACCCCCTGAACGGCAGATTCACCTGAGTCATTTGACTCAGCTGAACTGATATCCCTCACGACCGTGCGCTGCCCGACGCCGAGGGCGGCTCCGATTGCGCGGGTGGACAGCCCCGCATCGCTGAGGCTCGCGACTAGGGCGGGTCGTTGTTCGCGAGAGAATGCGAGCATGGGGCGGTTCCCGAAGAACTTGTCCGCCCATGCATCCCAGGTCCCCAGCCCCAGGGCGATCC includes:
- a CDS encoding M48 family metallopeptidase — its product is MTIPVETDGTSRKAKLTIDRDGSLQLKAAPDVEQAELEHFLTSKREWIYRKLAEKESLRYEPVTKEFVDGEGFLYLGRSHQLRIVDTGDHRVRLQRGKLNLPKAISETGYEHVIAWYRMAGLTWIRPRAADWAKRLCVDPHMIEVADLGNKWGSTLPDGRVRIHWATMQLRPRLVEYVLAHELAHLREAHHGPAFWQLLNRAMPDCEQRKAELANTGAALWHGVTGNYV